The DNA window ATTTAATTATCGACTGACTTTTAGTAATTTAAATTTGACAAAGTTAGGATAATCATTATAATAATGAGCAACTTCTAATAATTGGTTGACAGAGAATCTAGCATTTGCTGAAAGCTGGATCCAATTAAATGGCATGAGCGTTTGAATGGAGTGGTTTCCTTATCAACCGAGAGGTAGTTCGCAAATGTGAGCTATAAAGATGGGTGGAACCGCGTTAAAAAACGTCCCTGGTAGATGATTACCAGAGACGTTTTTATTTGTTTAAGAAAACGTTTTTGTTATTAACTAAATTTTTAAGGAGGCATATTATGGACGAAAAACAACAACAGAAGTTAGAACGATCGCTTAAAAGTCGTCATGTGACGATGATTGCTATTGGTGGAGCTATTGGGACCGGTCTTTTTCTTGGATCAGGAACAGCTATTCACCAAGCAGGTCCTTCAATCATTCTTTCATACCTGATCGTCGGTATCTTTTGCTTCTTTATGATGCGGGCGTTAGGGGAACTTATTTTAGCTGATACTTCAAAACATTCATTTATTGATTCGGTTAAGGAATATCTTGGTGACCGAATGGAATTTGTTGCTGGATGGATGTACTGGGCATGTTGGCTAACATTAGCAATGGCAGATCTTACTGCTACTGGTATTTACTTGAAATATTGGTTCCCTAATTTACCACAATGGGTTGGTCCATTAATTATTGTTATTTTATTGATGTTAGTAAACATGGTAAACGTCGGGCTGTTTGGTGAACTAGAAAGTTGGTTCTCCATGATTAAGGTGATTGCAATTTTAGCCTTAATAGCAGTTGGCGCGGTCTTACTTGTGATGCATGGTCATGTAGAAGGGCGGCCGGTAACCCTTTCAAACCTAGTTAACCAGGGTGGCTTTTTCCCTACTGGTCCGATGGGCTTCTTAATGTCTTTCCAAATGGTAGTCTTTGCCTTTGTGGGAATTGAAATGGTCGGTTTGACAGCTGGTGAAACTAAGAATCCAGATAAAGATATTCCGAAGGCGATTAATACCTTACCAGTCCGGATTGGTTTGTTCTATATCGGCTCAATGGTTGCGATGATGTCAATTTACCCATGGTTCCATATTAAGACTACTTCGAGTCCGTTTGTTCAAGTGTTTGCAGCAATCGGTGTTCCAGGAGCAGCTGCGATTTTAAACTTTGTGGTTTTGACGGCTGCAATGTCTGCAACTAACAGTGCGATCTTTAGTACTAGTCGTTCCCTCTACTCATTAGCTCGAAGCGGGAACGCACCAAAACGTTTTGGTGAATTAAGCGCGAAGGCAGTTCCTAATCATGCATTAACTTTCTCTTCAT is part of the Limosilactobacillus reuteri genome and encodes:
- a CDS encoding amino acid permease, which translates into the protein MDEKQQQKLERSLKSRHVTMIAIGGAIGTGLFLGSGTAIHQAGPSIILSYLIVGIFCFFMMRALGELILADTSKHSFIDSVKEYLGDRMEFVAGWMYWACWLTLAMADLTATGIYLKYWFPNLPQWVGPLIIVILLMLVNMVNVGLFGELESWFSMIKVIAILALIAVGAVLLVMHGHVEGRPVTLSNLVNQGGFFPTGPMGFLMSFQMVVFAFVGIEMVGLTAGETKNPDKDIPKAINTLPVRIGLFYIGSMVAMMSIYPWFHIKTTSSPFVQVFAAIGVPGAAAILNFVVLTAAMSATNSAIFSTSRSLYSLARSGNAPKRFGELSAKAVPNHALTFSSLILFITVILNYIMPAGIFDVIAGISTITFIFTWIIILVAHIKFRRQNPKGVTNFRMPGYPITSWLTIIFFLAVLVILLFIDSTRIPLILSIVIFALLAYGYGFLKKKN